In Listeria cossartiae subsp. cossartiae, one genomic interval encodes:
- a CDS encoding DUF6044 family protein, which produces MWKKHKWLIVALLLLAIYVAPLFILGGNSHVRIHDNLDSNMTWYKMVLDSGDYTAKVGTANIDQIMDDSVPRDSFDSEFVGIDWLYMIFSAPIAFAVSQLITRVFAFLGLFLWARDYLIKDKKYLVPLYFVSLAFALTPFWPSGMLSTLGMPLALWAFLNIRNNRRRIWNVVILTLLPFYSSLILGFCFFLVMVGCIWLYDVIKKKQVNIRFLLSMIYMGLLYALVNYRFIYGMFLHPEPDSRSEFSLPQLSFLSSFRLSFKNFINGHTHDQALAGFVILPILLLVLVLIIVKREWVKEKLFLWLFGFNLFLSFWYGFWWYKGWNVIKENVEIMRTFNFSRFHFLQPFLFYGLFALAIVYLIKKGNWWRKLAYVAIVLQLVVVFANNSEIYYRTGNGSPSINQFYATEQFEEIKDYIGKPQSSYRVGSIGLHPSVSQENGFYTVDGYVNSYPLAYKKAFRKIIAGELDKSPVLEDYYDNWGNRCYLFSAELGKNYDFGKDSDKHIKQLDFNSATFKAVGGEYILSAVPIDNAADIGLQFEKAFNNQESYWKIYLYKVTN; this is translated from the coding sequence ATGTGGAAAAAGCATAAGTGGCTAATCGTCGCACTTCTGTTATTGGCAATTTATGTCGCTCCATTATTTATTCTTGGCGGGAATAGTCATGTGAGGATTCATGATAACTTGGATTCCAATATGACTTGGTACAAAATGGTTTTGGATAGCGGAGATTATACCGCAAAAGTTGGGACAGCTAATATCGATCAAATAATGGATGATAGTGTTCCGAGAGATTCTTTTGATTCAGAGTTTGTTGGTATTGATTGGCTTTATATGATTTTCAGTGCGCCGATTGCGTTTGCGGTAAGCCAATTAATTACACGTGTATTTGCATTTTTAGGGTTGTTTTTATGGGCGAGGGATTATCTTATTAAAGATAAAAAATATCTCGTGCCGCTTTATTTTGTTTCCTTAGCATTTGCGCTGACACCATTTTGGCCATCGGGTATGTTGAGTACGCTCGGAATGCCGCTTGCTTTGTGGGCATTTTTGAACATTAGAAATAATCGGCGACGTATTTGGAACGTGGTCATCCTAACATTGCTTCCATTTTACTCAAGTTTAATTTTAGGATTTTGTTTCTTTTTAGTAATGGTTGGGTGTATTTGGCTATATGATGTGATTAAGAAAAAACAAGTGAATATCCGCTTTTTACTTAGTATGATTTATATGGGCTTGCTTTACGCCTTGGTGAATTATCGCTTTATTTATGGGATGTTTTTGCACCCCGAACCAGATTCGAGAAGTGAATTTAGTTTACCGCAGTTATCTTTTTTAAGTTCGTTTCGGCTGAGCTTTAAAAATTTTATTAATGGGCATACGCACGATCAGGCGCTGGCTGGATTCGTTATTTTACCAATTTTACTTCTCGTTCTTGTACTCATCATCGTTAAGCGCGAATGGGTGAAAGAAAAGCTATTTTTATGGCTGTTCGGATTTAATTTGTTTTTATCTTTTTGGTATGGATTTTGGTGGTACAAGGGCTGGAATGTCATTAAAGAGAACGTGGAAATCATGCGGACGTTTAATTTTTCGCGGTTCCACTTTTTACAGCCGTTTTTATTTTATGGATTATTTGCACTTGCGATTGTTTACTTAATTAAAAAAGGAAATTGGTGGCGGAAGTTGGCGTATGTGGCGATTGTACTGCAACTCGTGGTCGTTTTCGCTAATAATTCTGAGATTTACTATCGCACCGGAAATGGCTCGCCAAGCATTAATCAATTTTATGCGACGGAGCAATTTGAGGAAATTAAAGATTATATTGGCAAGCCGCAGTCAAGTTATCGCGTTGGTAGCATTGGACTGCATCCGTCTGTCTCTCAGGAAAATGGCTTTTATACAGTGGATGGCTACGTTAATTCCTATCCACTTGCATATAAAAAGGCCTTCCGGAAAATTATTGCTGGTGAGTTAGATAAGAGTCCTGTTTTAGAAGATTATTATGATAATTGGGGCAATCGTTGTTATTTATTTTCTGCTGAGTTAGGGAAAAACTATGACTTCGGAAAAGATTCAGATAAACATATTAAACAGCTAGATTTTAATTCGGCGACGTTTAAAGCGGTCGGTGGCGAATATATTTTATCGGCTGTTCCGATTGATAATGCAGCGGACATCGGTCTTCAATTCGAAAAGGCCTTCAACAACCAAGAATCATACTGGAAAATCTATTTATACAAAGTGACGAATTAA